The following are from one region of the Pseudorasbora parva isolate DD20220531a chromosome 12, ASM2467924v1, whole genome shotgun sequence genome:
- the tp63 gene encoding tumor protein 63 isoform X12 codes for MLYLETNPPTSYSEPQYTSLGLLNGMDQNGGSTSTSPYNNDHAQNNVTAPSPYAQPSSTFEALSPSPAIPSNTDYAGPHTFDVSFQQSSTAKSATWTYSTELKKLYCQIAKTCPIQIKVLTNPPQGAVIRAMPVYKKAEHVTEVVKRCPNHELSREFNDGQIAPPSHLIRVEGNSHAQYVEDSITGRQSVLVPYEPPQVGTEFTTILYNFMCNSSCVGGMNRRPILIIVTLETRDGQVLGRRCFEARICACPGRDRKADEDSIRKQHVSDGTKSSEGTKRPFRQASHLSQHPSIKKRRSTDEEVFCLPIKGREIYEILVKIKESLELMQFLPQHTIESYRQQQQNLLQKHLLRARLRSELLDPIGEQKRRFSAS; via the exons ATGTTGTACCTGGAGACCAATCCTCCCACATCATACAGTGAG CCACAGTATACAAGTCTGGGGCTTCTCAATGGCATGGATCAAAATGGTGGCTCCACCTCCACCAGCCCCTACAACAACGATCATGCTCAGAACAATGTAACGGCACCATCACCCTACGCCCAGCCCAGTTCAACCTTCGAGGCCCTGTCTCCATCACCTGCCATCCCATCCAACACAGACTATGCTGGCCCACACACCTTTGATGTGTCCTTTCAGCAGTCCAGCACAGCCAAGTCAGCCACCTGGACG TACTCCACAGAGCTGAAGAAGTTGTACTGTCAAATTGCCAAGACCTGTCCTATTCAAATCAAGGTCCTTACCAATCCACCTCAGGGTGCAGTTATTCGGGCCATGCCTGTCTACAAGAAAGCTGAGCATGTTACTGAGGTGGTCAAACGCTGCCCGAACCATGAACTGAGCCGAGAATTCAATGATG GCCAAATAGCCCCACCCAGTCACCTTATTAGGGTTGAGGGGAACAGTCACGCTCAATACGTGGAGGATTCCATTACAGGGCGGCAGAGTGTGCTGGTGCCTTACGAGCCCCCTCAg GTGGGCACAGAGTTCACAACCATCCTGTACAATTTCATGTGTAACTCCAGCTGTGTTGGCGGAATGAACAGACGGCCTATTCTTATCATTGTCACTTTGGAAACCAGAGA TGGTCAGGTTTTGGGCCGAAGGTGTTTTGAGGCTCGCATCTGCGCGTGTCCTGGACGTGATCGCAAAGCTGACGAGGACAGTATCCGCAAACAGCATGTCAGCGACGGCACAAAGAGCAGTGAGGGTACGAAACGCC CTTTCCGCCAGGCCTCTCACCTGTCTCAGCATCCCTCCATCAAGAAGCGAAGATCCACCGATGAGGAAGTGTTTTGTCTGCCT ATTAAAGGCCGTGAAATCTATGagattttggtgaaaatcaaaGAGTCTTTGGAACTCATGCAGTTCCTCCCTCAGCACACTATTGAGTCATACAGACAGCAACAGCAGAACCTACTGCAGAAACA TCTGTTAAGGGCCCGCTTGCGCTCTGAGCTTCTGGACCCAATAGGTGAGCAGAAGAGGCGCTTCAGTGCTTCCTGA